GTACAGGTAGAGTCCCCACGCGAAGGTCGTCAGTTCGGCCGCGTAGGCCGCGAGACCGAGTCCGAGCAGTCCGCCGAACGCGCCGCCGAACGAGGGATGTCCCTTGCCCCAGGCGTACATCAAACCGACAAAGATCGGCTGTACCAGCATCGGCACGAACACGCTCAACGCCAGGTCGAGCAGGCGCGAATAGTCGTTGCGTTGAAAGCCGTTGAACGCGTGACGGAAGACCTGGTAAAAACCTGGGATTTGAATGAAGGCATGGATGGCGATGCTCCACGCGTACAGCGCGTAAGCCGACCTGGGCGCGAGCGTGCTGGCGAGTCCCACCACGATCGCCACCTGCACCGCGCCCGAAAGCGCCTGCCACCAGATGAAGAACTGCCCGAACTGGATGCCGCGCCGCGGGTCGTTCACGCGATACTGCGACAGATACTTGATGAACGCCACGCTCGTCCCCATGTCGAAGAAATACCACGCCAGGTTAAAGAACTGCGTCACGCGTCCCCAAATCCCAAGCGCCTGCGCGGACGGCAGGATGAACGACGGCAGGATCAAATTCTGGTAAATGATGAGCGGGATGAACAGGACGAGGCCGATCGCCAGCGCGACGATGAACCCGCCGAGCGGACGGTGGAACCCGACCTGCTCCCACTCCGTCGCCTCCTCGCGGACCTCGAAGCGGGTTCGGTCCGAGACGATCTGGTCCAACGCTTCGGGGTGTTTCAGGCTGTGCCGTCGCACGAGGATGAACGCGGCGAACGTGGTGACCAGCATCAGTCCCAGGATCGCCCACAGGAAGTTTCGCTCTGCGGCGTGCGGCACGGGCGAGACGGGATACTCCGCGAACGAAAGCGGAGTCCGTCCCGCGGCGCGCTCGACGAGGTGATAGACCAGGTAATTGAAATATCCCCACTCCTGAATCTGGGGGTTGGCGTCGTTCAGGAAAGCGTTGACGACGAACTCGTTCGGCCGCGCCTGCCACAGGATCCATTCGCTGTCCTCGTACGCGGTCACGAGCGGCTGGACGGACGAGAGCGGCGTCTGTGCCTCGAATCGCTCCCGCACTTGCGGCGCTCCGTTCCAGATGATCTCCGTTGTCAGCGAATCGTCCACATCGAGCGAGGTCAGGCTGACCGCGTCTTCGCGCAGGGTCAACGTCAACGGGATTCCCGTCGCCGCGGCGACCTGGGCCTCGGTCAAGTCTGGGCCGAGGATCAGCGCCAGTCCCGCGCCCTCCTCCGTCCGTGCGCGGACCGCTTCGGGGTCGGGAATGACGCCGTTCAACACGATCACGTCCGCCTGCGCGAGGTCGTCCACCAGGACGAATTTCGCCAGTTCGAGCGCGGTCTTCACGCCGCCGTCAGGACCCGCGTAGAAAACGCGGATGGAGTCGTCGGCATGGGCGGGTTGGACGAACGAGAAGGCGATCAGGAGAGTTGCCAGGATGACAATGAGTTTTCGCATGGGGAATCCTTTTTGCCACAGATTAGCACAGATTACACGGATTTGGCGACTCCTGGGGGAGGAGTCTGCCTATTCCATCGTCCATTCCTCGTCTGTGTCAATCTGTGGCTAGATCTCTACCGCATTTTCCGCGATTGCCTTCGCAAACCAGCGGCCGCTATCTTTGACGATCCTCTTCTGCGTCTTCCAATCCACATAGACCAACCCGAAGCGCGGACCGTACCCCAGCGACCATTCGAAGTTGTCCATCAGCGACCAGTGGAAGTAGCCCTTGACGGGAATCCCGTCCTTGATGGCGCGGTGGACCTGCGCGAGGTGATTCCGCAAATAACGGATTCGCCGCTCGTCGCGCACGCGCCCGTCGAAGTCCACGCCGTCAGGCACAGGAACGCCGTTTTCCGTGACCATCAATTCGCAAGTTGGCTTGTAATCCCAGACGAGTTTCAACGTCTCATACATGCCTTCGGGATAGATTTCCCACATGCCCGAATATTCATTCCCCTCGGGATAGACCTGCTCCACGTTGACGACGGGAATCTTGTTGGAGTGTTTCATCACCGTCCGCGAGTAATAGTTGACGCCGAGGAGGTCCAGTTGGCGGATCTTTGCAAGGTCGCCGTCGTGGATGACTTTCCCGACCAGCAGATTCGCGATGGCCGCCTCCTGGATCGGAGACGTCCCTTTCAGCAGCGGGTCGAGGACGATGCGGTTCATGAACATGTCCACGCGCTTGGCGGCCTCCTTGTCCTTCTTCGAGTCCGTCGCGGGATGGACAGGATTCAGATTGAGCGTGAGTCCGACCTTCACGGGCTGTTTCGCCTCCGCGCGGATCGCCTCCGCCGCCAGCCCGTGCGAGAGCAGGAGGTGATGCAGCGCCTTCACCGCCGCGCCGATATCCTTGTTCCCTGGCGCGTGGTCGCCGAGGAAATATCCAATGAACGCGGCCACCCACGGCTCGTTGTGCGTCAACCAGACCTTGACGCGGTCGCCCAAACGTCCCGCCACGACGCGGGCATATTCGGCGAAATGTTCCGTGATCTCGCGCTTCGGCCATCCGCCCTGGTCTTGCAAGGCCTGCGGCAAGTCCCAGTGAAAGAGACAGACGTACGGCTCGATCTTCCGTTTGAGCGCCTCGTCCACGATACGGTCGTAGAAGTCGAGTCCCTTTTTGTTCACGGCTCCCGTCCCCGCGGGCAGGATGCGCGGCCAGGCCGTCGAGAAGCGATAGGCCTTCACGCCCAGTTCCGACATCAGGGCGAAGTCATCCTTCCAGCGGTGATAATGGTCGGCGGCCACGTCGCCGTTTTCGTCGTTCACAATCCTGCCCTTTGTGTGGCTGAACGTGTCCCAGATCGAAACCCCGCGCCCGTCCTCGTTCCACGCGCCCTCGATCTGATACGCGGACGTGGCGACTCCCCAGGTGAAATTTTTCGGAAACGCAAGCGTCTTCATGGATTCTCCTATCGGTTTGTGATGAACGGCAGCGCGCCCAGAATGACGCAGGCGCACAAGGCGATCAACGCGGCGACGAGACAGGCTGGCAGCGCGCGGCGGACCCACGTCCACAACGCGAACGCGTTCCATGCTTTTGTGACGACGGGCTGGGCCTGTCTCAGCAGCTCGCTGGCGTCTATCTCCTGACGCGGAGCGGGCGCGGCCACTTTGGGCGTTTTCTCCGCTTTGGGCGGCGCGTCCCTCCGCATGGACGCGGGGATGGTCAGGTTCGCTCCGCAGTAGGAGCAGGTCATTTGGGCGCGTCCCGCTTCGGGTTCGTTCGGCGCGCCGCAGGCAGGGCAGGGGAAGGTTGTTGGCATGGTTGCATTCTCCGTTGACTGCTATTATACGAGCATGAAGTCGAAATTAAAAACAAAAGGCTGACTCGAAGTTGAGTCAGCCAATCTGTGAAATTGTGCCCAAAGGGAAAATCTGTGGCTAATGCTCGCCCCGCGCCAGCGCCATGATCTCGTCGCGCGTTTCGTAGATTTTCACCACCTTCCCGTCCTGCATTTGGATGACGCGGTCCACGTACTGGCACATGCGCAGATCGTGGGTGACCATAATGCCAGCGCGGTTGTTCTCGTGGATGAGCGCCGCGAAGGTTTGCACAACCTGGAAAGCGCGCTCGGTGTCGAGGCTGGCAGTGGGCTCGTCAGCGAGAACCAGCGTCGGGTTGTGGATCAGGGCGCGGGCGATGGCGACGCGCTGTTGCTGTCCGCCTGACATCTGCGCGGGGAGGTTGGTCAGCCTGTCGCCGAGTCCGAGACGGGAGAGGAGTTCCGCGGCGCGGATGCGCTCTCCGTGTTTGAGTTTCCCGTTCAGTCGCAGCATCAACTCCACATTCTCCTGTGCGGACAGGAAGGGGATCAGGTTGTTGGACTGGAAGGTGAATCCGATCCGCTCGCGGCGCAGGATAACGCGTTGGCGTTCGTTCATCTTGGATAGGTCCTGCCCGCCGATGAGGATCTGTCCCTCGGTGGGGGAGAGCAACGCGGCCAGCATGGACAGCATGGTGGTCTTGCCCGAACCGCTCGGCCCGACGAGCGCGACGAACTCACCGTTCTTCACGCTAAAGGAAACCTTGTCCACGGCATAGATGGGAGCGCCATCCACCATGAAGGACTTGACGACATCTTTGACTTCGAGTGCTACATTGTTTTCCATGTTCCCCTCCTATGAAAGGCGCAGAGCCTTGAGCGGCTCGATGCGGACAGCGTAGATGATGGATACCAACCCGCCCGCGGGTCCGATGAGCAGAAGCGCAATGACCGCGATCAGCGAATTCGTCCCGTTGAAGATGATCGGCACGGTGGGCGGGAATGTCAGCGAGAAAACGTACGCCAGCCCGCCTCCGATTGCGACGCCGATGGCGGTCACCACCATGATCTGGATGACCGACGCCCACCCGACCACATCGTTCGAAGCGCCGATGGCTTTCATCACGCCGATCTGCGGCACTTTTTGCAGGACTTGGATCTGGAAGAACCCGCCGATGACCAGGATGCCGATCAGCAGGGTGAAGACCGCCTGCGTGTTGACCGTGCTCTGCTGGGCTGAGTAGCCAGGGACGTTGGCGATGGCGGTTGGAACATCGGCGATTTCCACGTTGCTGACGCGCGCCAGGATGTTTGCCTTGACCGTTTCGATATCCGCACCGCTCTTCACCTTGACCGCGACCACGTTGACCGTGGTGCTCTGGCGTCCCACCTCCGCGTCCGACTTGGTGCGCATTTTGTCCCAGTTGGAGAAGGTGACGAAGATGGACGGCGCAAACTGGTAGAGATTGCCATCCGTCATGCCGACGACCTTCAACTCGTAGAACTGATCCTCCGTCCCTTGCGTGGAGCGGATGGTGATGCGGTCGCCGACTTTGATGTCGGTGCGGAGCGCGACGTTGCGGTCGATCAGCACTTCGGCAGCCAATTCACTTTGCAAATTTGCGCCTTCTAGTACGGCAGGCGCGCCAGGCGTGCCAGGCTCGATGCCGAGGATGGATACTTTCAGCACCTCATCGTTTGGCAAAAGGATGGCCGTGTTCGACGCGGCGATGATGCCCGCGCTCTCCACCCCGTCTACGCGACGGATGGTGCGCGCCAGTGTCTTGTCCACGCGGCTGGAGGGGATGACGAAATCCGCCTTCTCGAGGAACACCAGCATGTCGGCGTCCAGGTTGGCGAGATATTGTTTGTTCGAGTTACCCAGTCCCTCCCCGAGGGCGGCGATGAACAAAACGAGCAACGTGATCAGCGCGATGACGAGACTGACCAGCAGGAAGCGTCCACGGTTGCGGACGATCTCTTTGACGGCTAGATAGATGGAAAGAAAAAAGTTTTTCATGATTTTTTGCGGCTCGGAGTGCGGCTCATCGTCTTTCTGGCAGGCTGGCGCTTGACCACTTTTTCCTCTGCGGGCGTTTGCACTCCAAATTTGCTTTCCTCGCCCTCTGGCGTGATATTGACTTCGATCGGTGTTGACCAGTCCATGCCCATGACGCCTTTCAGCAACAGGTCCACAGGCGGGTGATCGGCGATGTCTTCATAATAGTAGGGCAGGCGGACGCGGCCATCCGTCCCGATGATGAACGTGCCAGACATGACGAACGTGTCCTGACCCGCGGGGGCAGGCTCAGGCGAGAAGCCTTTCGTTGCCTTCAGGCGTTTGTTCGATTTCCAAATGTTGGGAGAGAGCAGGGTTTGGAAGAAGGAACCGCGCCCGAGGCCGTAGGCGGTATACGCTTTACGGTCAGGGTCGGCCAGGCAGGTCGCGCCCGGCGCACGGTCCGCGCAGAACGCTTTGGCCTGTTCAGGCGTCCCCTGCGTCATGATCGCAAGTGCCAATCCGCGCGCCTCGAGTTCGGGACGGACGTCGTGCAGTTCGTCCATCATCTCTTTGCATTGCGGACAGCCGAAGTGGCGCGTGAACGCCAGCACTAGCGTCTGTTTTTGCCAGAGCGTGGAAAGTTGAATGGTTTTCCCTTCCCCATTCAGAACGGGCAGGTCGGGGGCGGGATCGTTGAATTTGAGGTAGGCGAGTTTTGGCATAGGCGGCTATTTTAGTGTTTGGGACTCTCAAAACATATCAGGATATTCGGACGAATTTGTCAGAATTGTCGGTTGCTATTATTTTACGCTTTTTTCTTAACTAGTTGTAATCTCTTTTATCTTGACAGTGCAATCTTTCACGAGTATAAAACCGACTGACTGGTATGTTTTTGCCCGATTCGTGTTTTTTACCCGGCGGCCCGCTGGCCGCTTTTCTTGCGCATGTTGCCAATTATTGAACTACGCGGCGTAACGAAGATCTACTCCACCGAGGCGGGGGAATTTCCCGCGCTCCGGGACGTTTCGCTTTCCGTGCAGGCCGGCGAATTTCTGGGGATCGTGGGGAAGTCGGGCGCGGGCAAGTCCACTTTGCTGAACATGATCAACGGCGTGGACCGCCTGACCTCTGGCGAAGTGACCGTCCGCGTCGGCGCGGACGAGGCGGCGGTCCACCGTCTCGACGAGGGCCAGCTCGCCCTGTGGCGCGGACGCACGATGGGCGTCATCCTGCAATCCTTCCAACTGCTGCCCATGCTCACCCTCGTCGAAAACGTGACTCTCCCGATGGACCTGTGCGGGAACTACGAGTCCCGCGCGAGCCGCGAGCGCGCCATGGATCTGCTGCGTCTCGTGGAAATCGAGGAGCACGCGCGGAAATATCCCACCCAAATTTCGGGCGGACAGCAGCAGCGCGTCGCCATCGCGCGCGCCCTCGCCAACGATCCGCCCATCCTCGTCGCGGACGAGCCGACGGGCAGCCTCGATTCGATCACCGCCGACCACATCTTCAGCGTCTTCGAGCGCCTGGTGACGGAGAATGGAAAGACCATCGTGATGGTCACGCACGACAATTCCCTCGCGCCGCGCTTCTCGCGTAATCTCGCGCTGGCCGATGGGGAGATCGTCTCGGATGAGAAGAGGGCGGCATGAGCGCGATGACCGGCATCCCCAATCCGCAGGCGGCCGCGCAAATTGACAAAGCACGCCGTCAACCAGGCGGGAGCCTGCCTCCCATGATCGAAACGCGCCAGATCGTCAAGACGTTCAAGAATGCCGCAGGCGAGTTCTGGGCGTTGAAAGGCATTGACCTGACCATCGAGCATGGACAGTTTGTGTCCATTGTCGGCAAATCGGGGAGCGGCAAATCCACGCTGCTAAACATGATCACAGGCATCGACCATCCCACTTCGGGACGGATGATCGTCGGCGGCGTGGACATTTATCACAACATGAGCGAGAGTCAGCGTTCGCGCTGGCGCGGAAAAAATCTCGGCATCGTCTTCCAGTTCTTTCAACTGCTCCCGATGCTGACCCTGCTCGAAAACGTCATGCTCCCGATGGACTACGCGGACATGTATGAGTTCGAGGAACGCCCGCAACGCGCCAAGGAGTTGTTGACGCTGGTCGGGCTGGAGAAGGAAGCCGGTAAACTTCCCGCCGCTGTTTCGACGGGACAGCAGCAGGCTGCGGCCATCGCGCGCGCGCTGGCCTGCAATCCGCCGCTGCTCGTCGCGGACGAACCGACGGGCAACCTCGACTCCCGGTCCGCGGAGAAAATTGTGGAGGTCTTCCAAAAGCTGGTGGACCAGGGCAAGACCGTCGTGATGGTCACGCACGATCCGTCACTGACCTCGCGCACCGACCGCAACATCATCATTTCGGACGGCGAGTTAATTGACGAGACGGTCTCGCGTTCCCTGCCGCTGCTGCGCCACCGTCACATGTTGGAGATCACGAAAAAGGCGGCGCGAAAAACCTTCCAGCCCGGCGAAATGATTTTGGAATGCGGGCAGGGCGTGAGGAACCTGTATCTCATCGCCCGCGGCTCGGTGGACATAATGAAGAAAAACGGCGGCGGCAGGACGCTGGCGCGTTTGAATGAAGGCGACTTCTTCGGCGAGATCGAACTGCTGCGCGGCGGCGAAACCATCGCGTGCGTCCGCGCGGGCGAAGCGCCTGTGGAGACGCTCGTAGTGGACGGCGAAGACTTCCTGCGCATCGTCGCCGAATCGCCCATCACCGCCGAGGCGTTGGGCAGGATCGTTGAAGCAAGGCTGAGAGAGAACGCGGCAGGATGAAGGTAGAGAGCAGAGAGCAGAGAGCAGAGAGCAGAGAGCAGAGAGCAGAGAGCAGAGAACGGAGAGCAGGATTGCGGTCAAGATGACCATCTGACCACCCGACCACCTGACTACTCGACTACCCGACCATTAGACTATGACAATCCGACCTCGATGGCGCAAAGTCATCCACGATCTATTCGATAACAAGGCCCGCACGCTGCTGGTGGTGTTTTCCATCGCGGTGGGCGTGTTTTCCATTGGCGTGATCGCCGGCACGTATGTCATCATCTCCAACGACATGAGCGCCAGTTACGCGGCCAACGTCCCGGCCAACATCGAATTACGCATGGCGGACTTTGACGATTCCACCCTCGAATCGGTGCGAGACCATCATGGTATAGACGAGGCCGAAGGGCGGCGCGTGTTCAGCATCCGCGCCCGCGTGCAAGGCTCCACCCGCTGGACCGTACTGGAAATGGCCGCCTTCGACGATTTTGAAGGCAACAAGATCAACCTGCTGGTCCCCATCGAGGGGAAAGCCATCCCGGGCAAGCGCGAGGCGACGTTCGAACGCGACGCCCTCACGCGCGTCAAAGCGGACGTGGGCGACGTGATCGAGTTCCAGCTCCCCGACGGCTCGGTCAAATCCATGCCGCTCGTCGGCTCGGTGCAGGATATCGCCATGGGCGCGGGGGACTTCCTCGCCGCGCCCTACGCGTACATTGACCGGAACACGCTTCAATTTTTGCAGGAGCCGACGACCTACAACCGCGTCTACGCCACCGTCTCCGAGGGCGGCGA
This DNA window, taken from Candidatus Denitrolinea symbiosum, encodes the following:
- a CDS encoding beta-glucosidase, whose protein sequence is MKTLAFPKNFTWGVATSAYQIEGAWNEDGRGVSIWDTFSHTKGRIVNDENGDVAADHYHRWKDDFALMSELGVKAYRFSTAWPRILPAGTGAVNKKGLDFYDRIVDEALKRKIEPYVCLFHWDLPQALQDQGGWPKREITEHFAEYARVVAGRLGDRVKVWLTHNEPWVAAFIGYFLGDHAPGNKDIGAAVKALHHLLLSHGLAAEAIRAEAKQPVKVGLTLNLNPVHPATDSKKDKEAAKRVDMFMNRIVLDPLLKGTSPIQEAAIANLLVGKVIHDGDLAKIRQLDLLGVNYYSRTVMKHSNKIPVVNVEQVYPEGNEYSGMWEIYPEGMYETLKLVWDYKPTCELMVTENGVPVPDGVDFDGRVRDERRIRYLRNHLAQVHRAIKDGIPVKGYFHWSLMDNFEWSLGYGPRFGLVYVDWKTQKRIVKDSGRWFAKAIAENAVEI
- a CDS encoding ABC transporter ATP-binding protein, with amino-acid sequence MENNVALEVKDVVKSFMVDGAPIYAVDKVSFSVKNGEFVALVGPSGSGKTTMLSMLAALLSPTEGQILIGGQDLSKMNERQRVILRRERIGFTFQSNNLIPFLSAQENVELMLRLNGKLKHGERIRAAELLSRLGLGDRLTNLPAQMSGGQQQRVAIARALIHNPTLVLADEPTASLDTERAFQVVQTFAALIHENNRAGIMVTHDLRMCQYVDRVIQMQDGKVVKIYETRDEIMALARGEH
- a CDS encoding ABC transporter permease; its protein translation is MKNFFLSIYLAVKEIVRNRGRFLLVSLVIALITLLVLFIAALGEGLGNSNKQYLANLDADMLVFLEKADFVIPSSRVDKTLARTIRRVDGVESAGIIAASNTAILLPNDEVLKVSILGIEPGTPGAPAVLEGANLQSELAAEVLIDRNVALRTDIKVGDRITIRSTQGTEDQFYELKVVGMTDGNLYQFAPSIFVTFSNWDKMRTKSDAEVGRQSTTVNVVAVKVKSGADIETVKANILARVSNVEIADVPTAIANVPGYSAQQSTVNTQAVFTLLIGILVIGGFFQIQVLQKVPQIGVMKAIGASNDVVGWASVIQIMVVTAIGVAIGGGLAYVFSLTFPPTVPIIFNGTNSLIAVIALLLIGPAGGLVSIIYAVRIEPLKALRLS
- a CDS encoding peroxiredoxin (PRX)-like 2 family: MPKLAYLKFNDPAPDLPVLNGEGKTIQLSTLWQKQTLVLAFTRHFGCPQCKEMMDELHDVRPELEARGLALAIMTQGTPEQAKAFCADRAPGATCLADPDRKAYTAYGLGRGSFFQTLLSPNIWKSNKRLKATKGFSPEPAPAGQDTFVMSGTFIIGTDGRVRLPYYYEDIADHPPVDLLLKGVMGMDWSTPIEVNITPEGEESKFGVQTPAEEKVVKRQPARKTMSRTPSRKKS
- a CDS encoding ABC transporter ATP-binding protein, producing MLPIIELRGVTKIYSTEAGEFPALRDVSLSVQAGEFLGIVGKSGAGKSTLLNMINGVDRLTSGEVTVRVGADEAAVHRLDEGQLALWRGRTMGVILQSFQLLPMLTLVENVTLPMDLCGNYESRASRERAMDLLRLVEIEEHARKYPTQISGGQQQRVAIARALANDPPILVADEPTGSLDSITADHIFSVFERLVTENGKTIVMVTHDNSLAPRFSRNLALADGEIVSDEKRAA